One stretch of Roseimicrobium sp. ORNL1 DNA includes these proteins:
- a CDS encoding ABC transporter ATP-binding protein has protein sequence MSALIELHDLRKKFRRTMAVDGLTLSVPEGAVTAFLGPNGAGKSTTIRSMLNLYRPDGGTATVLGCDSRKLGPAQFVNIGYVAESMELPLWMTVAQFLDYCRPLYPQWDAAFEKRLMQQFELPLKTKLRALSRGMRMKAALLSSLAYRPKLVVLDEPFSGLDPLVRDEFIRGLLELTEEEGWTVFVSSHDIEEVQRLADRIAIINRGRLALDEDAEALQARFRAVEVVLPDGAKTPPQMPSTWLQVEQAGRTVRFVETRYADSAALEKQIHQHFPELVTHTAHAMSLREIFVALARAYRLEGMATAAVVA, from the coding sequence ATGAGCGCTCTCATCGAACTTCACGATCTGCGCAAAAAGTTCCGCCGCACCATGGCGGTGGATGGACTCACCCTCTCCGTACCGGAGGGTGCCGTGACGGCCTTCCTCGGACCGAACGGCGCCGGGAAGAGCACCACCATTCGCTCTATGCTGAACCTGTACCGGCCAGATGGCGGCACAGCCACCGTGCTGGGTTGCGATTCACGGAAGCTCGGCCCCGCGCAGTTTGTGAACATCGGTTATGTGGCAGAGAGCATGGAGCTGCCGCTTTGGATGACGGTGGCGCAGTTTCTGGACTACTGCCGGCCGCTGTATCCGCAGTGGGACGCCGCATTTGAGAAGCGGCTCATGCAGCAGTTCGAGCTGCCGCTAAAGACCAAGCTGCGCGCCCTCTCGCGCGGCATGCGCATGAAGGCGGCACTGCTGAGCAGTCTCGCTTATCGGCCGAAGCTCGTGGTGCTGGACGAGCCCTTCTCTGGATTGGATCCGCTGGTGCGGGACGAGTTCATCCGCGGCCTGCTGGAGCTCACGGAGGAAGAAGGCTGGACCGTGTTTGTCTCCTCCCATGACATTGAGGAGGTGCAACGCCTCGCGGATCGCATCGCCATCATCAATCGTGGCCGCCTCGCGTTGGATGAGGATGCGGAGGCACTGCAGGCGAGATTTCGTGCCGTGGAAGTGGTGCTGCCGGACGGTGCGAAGACCCCACCCCAAATGCCCTCGACCTGGCTGCAGGTGGAGCAGGCGGGCCGCACCGTGCGGTTCGTGGAGACACGCTATGCAGATAGCGCTGCGCTGGAGAAGCAGATCCACCAGCACTTCCCGGAACTGGTGACACACACGGCGCATGCCATGAGCCTGCGCGAGATCTTCGTGGCACTGGCCCGCGCCTACCGGCTGGAGGGCATGGCCACCGCCGCGGTGGTGGCATGA
- a CDS encoding TIGR00730 family Rossman fold protein: MPDSKLPDPQPQEKDFTAGGIFDLSERPRNTTGDTALDDRLKELAGHWVKEPRKRDLIAGMLMTSLKIGRDDAGMGDLKMLHRALREMRYANKIFQNYRHCRKVSIFGSARTQPDNPAYQAAELFGKRMVQEGYMVITGAGDGIMGGAQRGAGREKSFGLNIRLPFEQSANDTILGDEKLMSFNYFFTRKLSFVKEADAFALFPGGFGTMDELFEGLTLIQTGKANILPIVLVDVPGMEYWKTFLAFVESHLLTHGLISPLDLTLFRRVEDVEEGVQEILQFYRIFHSYRHVRDRVVFRLKRKLSAAAVKQLNEDFKDLIIEGSIEQGVALPEEANEEGIFHLPRLIAHFRRGDFGRWRQFIDAINSSAVILAKL, encoded by the coding sequence ATGCCAGATTCCAAACTCCCCGACCCACAGCCCCAGGAAAAGGACTTCACCGCTGGGGGTATTTTCGATCTCTCGGAGCGGCCCCGCAACACCACGGGTGACACAGCTCTGGATGACCGGCTCAAGGAACTCGCCGGTCACTGGGTGAAGGAACCGCGCAAGCGCGACCTCATCGCCGGCATGCTCATGACGAGCCTGAAGATCGGCCGCGACGACGCGGGCATGGGCGATCTGAAGATGCTGCATCGCGCGCTACGCGAGATGCGGTATGCAAACAAGATTTTTCAGAACTACCGCCACTGCCGCAAGGTCAGCATCTTCGGCTCGGCCCGCACGCAGCCGGACAATCCCGCGTACCAGGCGGCTGAGCTCTTCGGCAAACGCATGGTGCAGGAGGGCTACATGGTCATCACCGGAGCAGGCGATGGCATCATGGGCGGAGCGCAGCGCGGCGCGGGACGTGAGAAGAGCTTTGGTCTCAACATCAGACTCCCCTTCGAGCAGAGCGCGAATGACACCATCCTCGGCGACGAGAAGCTCATGAGCTTCAACTATTTCTTCACGCGGAAGCTCTCCTTCGTGAAGGAGGCGGATGCGTTTGCGCTCTTCCCCGGTGGTTTCGGAACCATGGATGAATTGTTCGAGGGGCTCACGTTGATCCAGACGGGCAAGGCCAACATCCTGCCCATCGTGCTGGTAGATGTGCCCGGCATGGAATACTGGAAGACGTTCCTGGCATTTGTCGAAAGCCATCTCCTGACTCACGGACTCATCTCGCCGCTGGACCTCACGCTCTTCCGCCGCGTGGAAGATGTGGAGGAAGGGGTGCAGGAGATTCTGCAGTTCTACCGCATCTTCCACTCTTACCGCCATGTGCGGGATAGGGTGGTATTCCGCCTGAAGCGCAAGCTCTCTGCCGCCGCGGTGAAACAGCTCAACGAAGACTTCAAGGATCTGATCATCGAGGGCAGCATCGAGCAGGGTGTGGCACTGCCGGAAGAGGCGAATGAAGAAGGCATCTTCCACCTCCCGCGTCTCATCGCGCATTTCCGGCGCGGGGACTTTGGACGCTGGCGGCAATTCATCGATGCCATCAATTCTTCTGCGGTGATATTGGCAAAGTTGTAG
- the tmk gene encoding dTMP kinase: MKRPIPGGLLIAVEGIDGAGKTTVAATLAQWCGERGLLCALSKEPTSLEWGTKLRESASAGRLTLAQELDMFHKDRAQHTEQSIGPALEEDGIMILDRYYWSTAAYQGARGAVVKDVLEHNETNFPIPDLILLLDLPVEVGQKRIRVRGDQPNSFEDATYQQKIRDLFLKLPSQSQARSVIVDASQPWRDVSRECLSLFKDAALQKLWKTANPGSLGTGTLGIFGG; encoded by the coding sequence ATGAAACGACCCATCCCCGGAGGACTCCTTATCGCCGTGGAAGGCATCGATGGCGCAGGCAAGACGACGGTGGCCGCCACCCTGGCGCAGTGGTGCGGGGAACGCGGCCTGCTGTGCGCGCTCTCGAAGGAACCGACCAGCCTGGAATGGGGCACAAAACTCCGCGAGTCCGCCTCTGCCGGCCGCCTCACCCTGGCCCAGGAGTTGGACATGTTTCACAAGGACCGGGCCCAACACACGGAGCAATCCATCGGCCCCGCGCTGGAGGAGGACGGCATCATGATCCTGGACCGCTACTACTGGAGCACCGCCGCCTACCAGGGCGCGCGCGGCGCCGTGGTGAAGGACGTGCTGGAGCACAACGAGACCAACTTCCCCATCCCCGATCTCATCCTGCTGCTGGACCTGCCGGTGGAAGTGGGCCAGAAACGCATCCGCGTGCGTGGGGACCAGCCGAACTCCTTCGAAGACGCCACCTACCAGCAGAAAATCCGCGACCTCTTCCTGAAGCTGCCCAGCCAGAGCCAGGCACGCTCGGTGATCGTGGATGCCTCCCAGCCCTGGCGGGATGTCTCACGCGAATGCCTGAGCCTTTTCAAAGACGCCGCTCTGCAGAAGCTGTGGAAGACGGCCAACCCCGGCTCACTGGGCACGGGGACGCTGGGAATTTTCGGGGGCTGA
- the rfbA gene encoding glucose-1-phosphate thymidylyltransferase RfbA — MSARKGIVLAGGSGTRLYPLTIAVSKQLMPVYDKPMIYYPLSALMLADIREILIISTPHDLPGFRKLLGDGSQWGVKFEYAEQPKPEGLAQAFHIGEEFLAGSAAALVLGDNLFYGTQFRKAVERAGAKGKGATIFGYYTATPEIYGVVEFDKSGKAISLEEKPKQPKSNYAVPGIYFYDENVCKLARSIKPSPRGELEITDLNRLYLEADQLHVEVLGRGVAWLDTGSPDSLLEAAEFVKVIEHRQGLKIACLEEIAYNKQWISKAELLATAERLGKTEYAVYLRKMAQYEHTTAAHGPIA, encoded by the coding sequence ATGTCCGCACGCAAAGGCATCGTTCTCGCTGGAGGTTCCGGCACCCGGCTCTACCCGCTGACCATCGCTGTGAGCAAGCAGCTCATGCCGGTCTATGACAAGCCGATGATCTACTACCCGCTCTCCGCGCTGATGCTGGCGGACATCCGGGAGATCCTCATCATCTCCACCCCGCACGATCTCCCTGGCTTCCGCAAGCTGCTGGGCGATGGCTCGCAGTGGGGCGTGAAATTTGAATACGCGGAGCAGCCGAAGCCCGAGGGGCTCGCGCAGGCCTTCCACATTGGGGAGGAATTCCTCGCCGGCAGCGCGGCCGCCCTCGTGCTGGGGGACAACCTTTTCTACGGCACGCAGTTCCGCAAAGCCGTGGAACGCGCCGGGGCCAAGGGCAAAGGCGCCACCATCTTCGGCTACTACACGGCGACCCCGGAGATCTACGGCGTGGTCGAGTTCGACAAATCTGGCAAGGCCATCTCGCTGGAGGAAAAGCCCAAGCAGCCGAAGTCGAACTACGCCGTGCCGGGCATCTACTTCTACGACGAGAACGTGTGCAAGCTGGCCCGCAGCATCAAGCCCAGCCCGCGTGGTGAACTGGAAATCACCGACCTGAACCGCCTCTATCTCGAAGCCGACCAACTCCACGTGGAAGTGCTGGGACGCGGCGTGGCCTGGCTCGACACGGGCTCACCGGATTCCCTGCTGGAAGCGGCGGAGTTTGTGAAGGTCATCGAGCACCGTCAGGGACTCAAGATCGCCTGCCTCGAAGAAATCGCGTACAACAAGCAGTGGATCTCCAAGGCGGAGTTGCTGGCCACCGCCGAGCGGCTCGGCAAGACGGAGTACGCCGTCTACCTGCGCAAGATGGCTCAGTACGAGCACACCACCGCGGCGCACGGACCGATAGCGTAG
- a CDS encoding LysR family transcriptional regulator, whose translation MHMAHDYLATAPFDLRDLHHFHALAESGSFTMAARNVGLTQSSLTRVIQGMEERLGVALFERTTRRVTMTEAGLYLKQHSRRLVGDVDAVLKRMREEFTEARREVKVGISRGVTLAHLPGIFSASQRHQPEVFTRVYHQDSATLIESLDQRELDLGILTAPRRLPTSLEVTHRFGDVFTLIAAREHVPPPTTANARAWKSWLCTQRWLMLDSAMQTGRAIHAWLRDQGLEIEPAMELDSFDVIIQLVATGMGIGLVPRRALATFARRQALQRLTWKPRFTRELAVLARKERKRAAHVQAFVDHILF comes from the coding sequence ATGCATATGGCGCATGACTACCTCGCCACAGCTCCTTTTGACCTGCGCGACCTGCATCACTTCCACGCGTTGGCGGAGAGTGGCAGCTTCACCATGGCGGCGCGGAACGTGGGGCTGACCCAGAGCTCGCTCACCCGCGTGATCCAGGGCATGGAGGAGCGCCTGGGTGTAGCTCTCTTCGAGCGCACCACCCGGCGCGTCACGATGACCGAGGCGGGTCTTTATTTGAAGCAGCACTCCCGCCGTCTGGTGGGTGATGTGGATGCGGTGCTGAAACGCATGCGGGAAGAATTCACCGAGGCACGGCGCGAGGTGAAGGTGGGCATCTCACGCGGCGTCACGCTGGCACATCTCCCCGGCATCTTCTCCGCGAGTCAACGGCACCAACCGGAGGTCTTCACGCGGGTGTATCATCAGGACAGCGCGACGCTCATCGAGTCGCTGGATCAACGCGAGCTGGATCTCGGCATTCTCACCGCGCCCCGGCGTCTGCCCACCAGCCTGGAAGTGACCCACCGGTTCGGGGATGTCTTCACACTGATCGCCGCGCGAGAGCATGTCCCTCCGCCCACCACAGCGAACGCCCGAGCCTGGAAATCGTGGCTGTGCACCCAGCGCTGGCTCATGCTGGACTCGGCCATGCAGACGGGCCGTGCCATCCATGCGTGGCTCAGGGATCAGGGACTGGAAATAGAACCTGCCATGGAGCTCGACAGCTTCGATGTGATCATCCAGCTCGTGGCCACCGGCATGGGCATCGGCCTTGTGCCACGTCGCGCCCTTGCCACCTTCGCACGCAGGCAGGCACTTCAACGCCTCACCTGGAAGCCCCGCTTCACCCGCGAACTGGCCGTGCTCGCACGCAAGGAACGCAAACGCGCCGCACATGTGCAGGCCTTTGTGGATCACATCCTGTTTTGA
- a CDS encoding right-handed parallel beta-helix repeat-containing protein, translated as MPSRFPFASPSLLAAGFLSLAGLAIHAMAQEAKAPAMDFQKFVNEAIASGKGEVIVPPGTWVLEKGIFLKDAKDITIAGLDREACILKLPPVAYAECAQDTAAGGAEIPVVRLQNVKPGMQLRIEAAGAVDSFTKKPTNYHLAKVKAVEKDKLLLEAPLKFAVPAKTTIRDADAANLFEIRGASENVTIRNLTLDGGRTEKDPVIHGHAELTGVHVAGPYTYEKGPTGPRVKGITLDNCIIQNCFGRGVSFYSVENSSITRCTFMDISDEAINFDHFSENCVAKHNHIARARIGVEMNDAIACVVEANEVRDCGIGVNLWRWCKQENGINERNKIVNNLFTGMEGNALQFGKGTKDNEVTKNEIVNPGKNGISLNGTTQKLEGNQISGEKERAVVE; from the coding sequence ATGCCCAGCCGTTTCCCTTTCGCTTCCCCCTCACTCTTAGCCGCCGGATTTTTGTCGCTGGCCGGCTTGGCCATTCACGCGATGGCACAGGAGGCCAAGGCGCCTGCGATGGACTTCCAGAAGTTCGTGAATGAAGCCATCGCCTCAGGGAAAGGCGAGGTGATCGTTCCGCCGGGTACCTGGGTGCTGGAGAAGGGTATCTTCCTGAAGGATGCGAAAGACATCACCATTGCCGGACTGGATCGCGAGGCGTGCATCTTGAAGCTCCCTCCCGTGGCCTACGCGGAGTGCGCGCAGGATACGGCGGCGGGTGGTGCGGAGATTCCCGTGGTGCGGTTGCAGAACGTGAAGCCCGGCATGCAGCTTCGCATCGAGGCGGCGGGCGCGGTGGATTCCTTCACGAAGAAACCCACGAACTACCATCTCGCCAAGGTGAAGGCAGTGGAGAAGGACAAGCTGCTGCTGGAAGCACCGCTGAAGTTTGCCGTACCGGCGAAGACCACCATCCGGGATGCCGACGCCGCGAATCTGTTCGAGATCCGCGGCGCGTCAGAGAACGTCACGATCCGCAATCTCACCCTCGATGGCGGACGCACGGAAAAGGACCCGGTGATTCACGGCCACGCGGAGCTGACCGGCGTGCATGTGGCCGGACCTTACACCTATGAAAAGGGTCCCACCGGACCACGTGTGAAGGGCATCACCCTCGACAACTGCATCATCCAAAACTGCTTCGGCCGTGGTGTATCATTTTATAGTGTGGAGAACAGCAGCATCACCCGCTGCACCTTCATGGACATCAGCGACGAGGCGATCAACTTTGATCACTTCTCCGAGAACTGTGTGGCGAAGCACAACCACATCGCGCGCGCACGCATCGGCGTGGAGATGAATGACGCCATCGCCTGTGTGGTGGAAGCGAACGAAGTGCGCGACTGCGGCATCGGCGTGAATCTCTGGCGCTGGTGCAAGCAGGAGAACGGCATCAACGAGCGGAACAAGATCGTGAACAACCTCTTCACCGGCATGGAAGGAAACGCCCTTCAGTTCGGCAAAGGCACCAAGGACAATGAGGTGACTAAAAATGAGATCGTGAATCCCGGCAAGAACGGCATCTCGCTGAACGGCACCACGCAGAAGCTGGAGGGGAATCAGATCAGCGGGGAGAAGGAGAGGGCGGTGGTGGAGTAG
- a CDS encoding prenyltransferase/squalene oxidase repeat-containing protein yields MTPLSRTHAVDDSSPAAVTAAAQKGLAFLEKEGAVWYEEKNCLSCHHTPFQVRAHREAQRRGLPVDQKKLDEWVGWCVERAEPKGGNDVLAELMVFLSRDMVPPGEAQKKLETLPTQIASFQKPDGSWAASGQFHAEGWPQTEANEATTRLMLQSLNLPWADAEITKANRERAVAWLKSRDAESSKGEPKSTRSYATRLAYAVHTNEPAEQTAALSEKLIALQKPDGGWSWKMDADGSDPITTGEVLYTLNSAKAKAKAMDTVTPRAVAYLLKAQSEDGSWYQDHKRISNKIRKEEKPKVDGIYSYWASAWATLGLLSTLPEVKAEVTVVE; encoded by the coding sequence ATGACACCACTCTCCCGTACTCATGCGGTGGATGATTCGTCGCCGGCTGCAGTAACGGCCGCCGCGCAGAAAGGACTCGCCTTTTTGGAGAAGGAGGGCGCGGTCTGGTATGAAGAAAAGAACTGCCTCTCCTGCCACCACACTCCTTTCCAAGTCCGGGCGCATCGCGAAGCCCAGCGGCGAGGCCTTCCTGTGGACCAGAAGAAGCTCGATGAGTGGGTGGGCTGGTGCGTGGAACGTGCAGAACCCAAAGGTGGCAATGATGTGCTGGCCGAGCTGATGGTGTTCCTCTCGCGGGACATGGTGCCACCCGGAGAAGCGCAGAAGAAACTGGAGACCTTGCCGACCCAGATCGCAAGCTTCCAAAAGCCCGATGGATCATGGGCTGCCTCGGGTCAGTTCCACGCGGAGGGCTGGCCGCAGACCGAAGCGAATGAAGCCACGACGCGGCTCATGCTGCAAAGCCTGAACCTGCCGTGGGCAGATGCGGAAATAACCAAGGCCAACCGCGAGCGCGCCGTCGCCTGGCTGAAGTCGCGCGATGCGGAATCGTCCAAAGGTGAGCCGAAGAGCACCCGCAGCTATGCCACGCGTCTCGCGTATGCCGTGCACACCAACGAACCTGCCGAACAGACGGCGGCACTGAGCGAGAAACTCATCGCCCTGCAGAAGCCCGACGGTGGCTGGAGTTGGAAGATGGACGCGGACGGGAGCGATCCCATCACTACTGGTGAGGTGCTTTACACCTTGAACTCCGCGAAGGCCAAAGCGAAGGCCATGGACACCGTGACGCCACGCGCGGTGGCTTATCTGCTGAAAGCGCAGAGCGAAGACGGCTCCTGGTACCAGGACCACAAGCGCATCAGCAACAAGATCCGCAAAGAAGAGAAGCCCAAGGTGGATGGCATCTATTCCTACTGGGCCTCCGCTTGGGCGACACTTGGATTGCTGAGCACCCTGCCTGAAGTGAAGGCGGAGGTGACTGTGGTGGAGTAG
- a CDS encoding VOC family protein, with product MSPSFHIHGLDHVQLAMPAGEEDAARSFYAGILGLVEVPKPPNLAKRGGVWFEGGSLRLHLGVEKEFLPARKAHPALLVKDLPALKEHLTAAGIGVVIDEPLEGYDRIYVADPFGNRIELLEPMPEIAD from the coding sequence ATGTCCCCTTCCTTCCACATTCACGGCCTCGATCATGTACAACTGGCCATGCCTGCCGGTGAAGAGGATGCCGCACGTAGCTTCTACGCTGGCATTCTCGGCCTCGTCGAAGTGCCCAAGCCACCAAATCTCGCCAAGCGCGGTGGCGTGTGGTTTGAAGGTGGCTCGTTGCGGCTGCATCTGGGTGTGGAGAAGGAGTTCCTTCCCGCACGAAAAGCGCATCCAGCACTGTTGGTGAAGGATCTGCCTGCGCTGAAGGAACATCTCACGGCGGCCGGAATCGGCGTGGTGATTGATGAACCGCTCGAAGGTTACGACCGGATTTATGTTGCGGACCCGTTTGGCAATCGTATCGAGTTACTCGAACCGATGCCCGAAATTGCTGACTGA
- a CDS encoding GntR family transcriptional regulator yields MLPFSVQFQDNVPVSDQILQAVRKAMLTGQLKAGDTFPSVRVLGQELQISPTTAHKVVLQLKSDGYLAAQPGRGMVVTAPSLPTVKERLAQIQPSCDRLLQEAADLGLTFDQVLEALQHTRSPARDLLDATPEAGDRAPV; encoded by the coding sequence ATGCTGCCGTTCTCCGTCCAATTTCAGGATAACGTCCCAGTCTCAGACCAGATTCTGCAGGCTGTGCGCAAGGCCATGCTGACGGGGCAACTCAAGGCGGGAGACACCTTTCCCTCGGTGCGTGTGCTCGGCCAGGAACTGCAAATCAGTCCCACCACTGCGCACAAGGTCGTGCTGCAGCTCAAGTCCGACGGCTATCTCGCCGCGCAGCCCGGCCGCGGCATGGTGGTCACTGCGCCCTCACTTCCGACCGTGAAAGAGCGCCTGGCCCAGATCCAGCCCTCGTGTGATCGGTTGCTGCAGGAGGCGGCAGACCTCGGCCTCACTTTTGACCAGGTGCTCGAAGCCCTGCAACACACCCGCTCACCTGCAAGGGACCTGCTGGATGCTACTCCCGAGGCTGGTGATCGCGCGCCCGTGTAA
- a CDS encoding SLC13 family permease, with translation MNGELIWVLVLLAGCVAMFVANRPRADVVALLVLILLPLSGVITVPEALAGFSDPNVLLIAALFVIGAGLVRTGVSHHVGDWLIRKAGKSEKRLLVLLMLSVSALGAFMSSTGVVAVFIPVVLSITRHLRISPSRLMMPLSFAGLISGMLTLVATAPNMVVDSTLKHAGRPGFSFFSFTPIGLVVLAMGIGYMLVARRWLGGKTEATQKTGRRGLTHLIQEYHLETHGRRLRILPGSPLDGHQLKAVSMRADYGCNVVAVDRKTGFRRQLFNPGANMVLQAGDILLVDVSAAEALEKMEADLKLQSQPLSGHYFMQHSREVGMAEVLVPPESALIGKSIIQATFRRKYGLTVVGLRRSGKALQGSVLDEKLKLGDVILVVGPWTSIRKLQSQVQDFIVLSLPADVEEVAPAASQAFYAVLCLAIMVTLMVTGLVPNVLAAFIACLLMGAFGCVTMDTAYKSIHWQSLVLIVGMMPFARALEITGGVDLAVQGLSQLTGGAGPRVLIGSLFVLTAGIGLFISNTATAVLMAPIALSMASHLGLSPYPFAMTVAIAASCSFMTPVSSPVNTLVLGPGQYRFGDFVKVGVPFTLLVLLVTVLLVPLLFPLKGS, from the coding sequence ATGAACGGAGAACTGATCTGGGTGCTGGTGCTGCTGGCCGGTTGTGTCGCGATGTTCGTGGCCAACCGGCCGCGTGCGGATGTGGTGGCGCTGCTGGTGCTGATCCTCCTGCCGCTCAGCGGCGTGATCACCGTGCCCGAGGCGCTGGCGGGTTTCAGTGATCCGAATGTGCTGCTCATCGCCGCTCTGTTCGTCATCGGCGCTGGCCTGGTACGCACCGGAGTGAGCCACCACGTGGGAGACTGGCTCATCCGGAAAGCGGGCAAGAGCGAGAAACGTCTGCTGGTGCTGCTCATGCTGTCCGTGTCTGCGCTGGGCGCCTTCATGAGCTCCACCGGCGTGGTGGCCGTGTTCATTCCCGTGGTCCTCAGCATCACGCGTCACCTGCGCATTTCTCCCAGCCGGCTGATGATGCCGCTGAGTTTCGCCGGCCTCATCAGCGGCATGCTGACCCTGGTGGCCACCGCGCCAAACATGGTAGTGGATTCCACGCTCAAGCATGCCGGGCGGCCGGGATTCTCCTTCTTCAGCTTCACTCCCATCGGCCTCGTCGTGCTGGCCATGGGGATAGGATACATGCTGGTCGCGCGGCGATGGCTCGGCGGAAAAACGGAAGCCACGCAGAAGACCGGACGGCGCGGCCTCACCCACCTCATCCAGGAGTATCATCTGGAAACGCATGGCCGGCGGCTGCGCATCCTTCCCGGCTCACCGCTGGACGGACACCAGCTCAAGGCAGTATCCATGCGAGCAGACTACGGCTGCAATGTGGTGGCCGTGGATCGCAAGACGGGGTTCCGGCGTCAGCTCTTCAATCCCGGCGCCAACATGGTGCTACAGGCCGGAGATATCCTGCTGGTTGATGTCTCGGCGGCCGAAGCGCTGGAGAAGATGGAAGCGGACTTGAAGCTGCAAAGCCAGCCGCTGAGCGGGCACTACTTCATGCAGCACTCGCGTGAAGTGGGCATGGCAGAAGTGCTGGTGCCACCGGAATCCGCGCTGATAGGAAAGTCGATCATCCAGGCTACCTTCCGCCGGAAGTATGGACTCACGGTGGTGGGCCTGCGCCGCTCCGGAAAAGCCCTGCAAGGCTCCGTGCTAGATGAGAAACTCAAGCTCGGAGATGTAATCCTCGTGGTGGGTCCGTGGACCTCCATCCGCAAGCTCCAGTCGCAGGTGCAGGACTTCATCGTGCTGAGCCTGCCTGCCGATGTGGAAGAAGTGGCGCCCGCAGCAAGCCAGGCGTTCTACGCGGTACTCTGTCTAGCCATCATGGTCACGCTGATGGTGACCGGTCTGGTGCCGAATGTCCTCGCGGCATTCATCGCCTGCCTGCTGATGGGCGCCTTCGGGTGTGTGACCATGGACACAGCGTACAAGTCCATCCACTGGCAGAGTCTCGTGCTCATCGTGGGCATGATGCCCTTTGCCCGCGCGCTGGAGATCACCGGCGGGGTGGATCTCGCGGTGCAGGGCCTTTCACAGCTCACCGGCGGCGCGGGACCGCGCGTGTTGATCGGGAGTCTGTTCGTCCTGACTGCCGGCATCGGACTCTTCATCTCCAATACCGCCACCGCCGTGCTCATGGCGCCAATTGCGCTGAGCATGGCCAGCCACCTGGGTCTGTCCCCCTACCCCTTTGCCATGACGGTGGCCATCGCTGCCTCGTGTTCCTTCATGACGCCGGTCTCCTCGCCGGTGAATACCCTGGTGCTCGGACCGGGCCAGTACCGCTTTGGCGACTTCGTGAAGGTGGGCGTACCCTTCACCCTTCTCGTGCTGCTGGTCACCGTGCTGCTGGTGCCGTTGTTGTTCCCGTTGAAGGGAAGTTGA
- a CDS encoding DUF1802 family protein has translation MPPIGFKEWSFVCEALGQGVQTLILRKGGIHEGKSGFHFQHDAFWLFPTGFHTQAESLKWMPENAGEVTVPQDEQRERVDVHYFAKLHQVWRITDWDKVAALEPLHVWKDEVVRERFAWNEESCLHVALVRMYALPEIWSFPYERGYGGCRSWVKLPAEGEAKEQVALQYPVMNDDTWEDAAHTVRGMLGS, from the coding sequence GTGCCCCCCATCGGTTTCAAAGAATGGTCTTTTGTGTGTGAAGCCCTCGGCCAGGGGGTGCAAACGCTGATCCTGCGCAAGGGCGGCATTCATGAGGGCAAGAGTGGATTCCACTTTCAACACGATGCGTTCTGGTTGTTTCCCACCGGCTTTCATACGCAGGCCGAGTCCTTGAAATGGATGCCGGAAAATGCCGGAGAAGTGACCGTGCCGCAGGATGAGCAGCGCGAGCGTGTGGATGTGCATTACTTTGCCAAACTGCACCAGGTCTGGCGCATCACCGATTGGGACAAGGTTGCTGCACTCGAGCCTCTCCACGTGTGGAAGGATGAAGTCGTGCGTGAGCGCTTCGCCTGGAATGAAGAGAGCTGCCTGCATGTGGCCCTCGTGCGCATGTACGCGCTGCCGGAGATCTGGAGCTTCCCCTACGAGCGCGGCTACGGCGGCTGCCGGAGCTGGGTGAAGCTGCCTGCGGAGGGCGAAGCGAAAGAGCAAGTAGCGCTGCAATACCCCGTGATGAATGATGACACGTGGGAAGATGCGGCGCATACGGTGCGGGGAATGCTGGGAAGCTGA